From Serratia fonticola:
TTAAGCCGCAATAACGCATTAACTCCTCTACACTTCTAGCATTAACCCGTTGGTGGGAGACAAGATATGGGCAATAAGATCCCTATCGGGATCAGCGCCTGCCTGTTGGGCAGCGCGGTGCGTTTCGATGGTGGACATAAACGCTGTGAATTTGCCGTGGAACAATTGGCACCCTATGTAGAGTTTGAGCCGATTTGTCCCGAAATGGCGATTGGCTTGCCAACGCCACGGCCTGCGCTGCGTTTGGTTAAAAGCCAACAGCAGACGCGGTTGCTCCACAGCAATGACCCCAATGTAGATCTTACCGAACGGATGCAACAGTTCTCCGAGCGTCGGGTTAGCCAGTTGCAACATTTATGCGGCTACATAGTCTGCGCAAAATCACCTACTTGCGGCATGGAACGGGTCAAGCTCTGGGACGAGAACGGCCAGGGGGCGCATAAAAGTGGCGTCGGGCTGTTTGCCGCCGAGCTGCTCCAGCAAATGCCGTGGTTGCCGGTAGAAGAAGACGGTCGTCTGACCGATCCCGTGCTGCGGGAAAACTTTGTCGAACGGGTGTTTGCCCTTTATGAACTGAATATGCTGTGGCGCCAGGGGTTAACTCGTGGCGGGCTAATTGCTTTTCATAGTCGTTATAAACTTTCACTGCTGGCGCACTCACAGCCGGAGTACCGGGAGCTGGGGCGTTTCGTCGCAGATATCGAATGCTGGGAATCGCTGGAGGCTTTTGCGGTGGAATATCGCCAGCGCCTAATGAGGCTGTTGCAACACAAGGCGACCCGGCGCAACCACACCAACGTCTTGATGCATGTGCAGGGCTACTTCCGCCGCCAGCTCAGCAGCTCTCAGCGCCAGGAACTGGCTAGGCTTATCGACCACTATCGCCAGGGGATGCAACCGCTGCTGGCACCGATTACGCTGTTAAAACATGACATGGCCGAATATCCTGATAGCTATCTGGCGCAACAGCGCTATTTTGAGCCCTACCCGGAGGCGCTGCGCCTGCGCTACGGCCATTAACCCGCAAGGAGTGTTATGACCACGCATCTGGTCTGGTTGCGTAACGATCTGCGCATTACGGACAATAAAGCCCTCTCTGCCGCCTGTAGCGATCCGCAAGCCAAGGTGCTGGCGGTATTTATCGCCACCCCCGCGCAATGGCGCCAGCACCATATGGCACCACGTCAGGCGGCGTTTATCCACGCTAATTTGCTGCAGGTGCAAGCGGCTCTGGCAGCTCGGGGCATTGAACTGATTTGCCATCAGGGCGACGATTTTGCCGGTTCGATTAACTGGCTGGTGGAGTTCTGCCAGCGCCAGCAGGTCACAGCCCTGTTTTATAACCGTCAGTATGAAATCAATGAGCGTCAACGTGACGCCCGCCTTGAGCAGGCATTGACCGGGCAGGTGAGTTGCCACAGTTTTGATGATAGCCTGCTGTTGCCCCCCGGCAGCGTGCAAACCGGCAACGGTGAGATGTACAAGGTGTATACGCCTTTTCGCAAAGCCTTTCTCCAGCGGTTGACCGAGTCCGACGTGAGCTCTCTGCCAGCCCCACGCCCGCGTGGGGAAGCCGTTGGTTTTACCGCAGCTGCGGCGTTCGATTATCCTTTGGTTGAGGTGGGAGAGGGCTATCCCGCGGGCGAAGAGGCTGCATTGCACAGGCTGCGTGCTTTCTGCCGCGAGCAGGTGCAAGACTATGCGACACAGCGCGATTTGCCCGCCATTGCCGGCACCAGCAATCTGTCACCCTATCTGGCTATTGGCGTTATCTCCCCCCGCCAGAGCGTCAACCGTCTGCGCGTTGAGTGCCCTGATGTGCTGGAAGATCCGCAAAGTGGTGCTTTCTGTTGGCTTAATGAGCTGATCTGGCGAGAATTTTATCGTCACCTGATGGTGGCGTATCCTGCGTTATGCAAGCACCGTCCCTTTATCACCTGGACGGATAAGGTATGCTGGCAACGCAACGACGCGGCGTTACTGGCCTGGCAACAGGGCAATACCGGTTACCCGATTGTCGATGCTGCCATGCGTCAGCTCAATCAAACCGGCTGGATGCATAATCGCCTGCGGATGATCGTGGCCAGTTTCCTGGTCAAGGATTTGCTGATCGACTGGCGCGCCGGTGAACAGTATTTCATGTCCCAATTGCTGGATGGCGATCTGGCTGCCAACAACGGTGGCTGGCAGTGGGCCGCTTCTACCGGTACCGATGCCGCACCTTATTTTCGCATCTTTAACCCGACCACTCAGGGCGAACGTTTTGATCCAAAAGGCACTTTTATCCGTAAATGGTTGCCTGAACTGGCGGATGTACCGGACAATGAGCTCCATCAACCCCATCGCTGGGCGGAAAAGCAGCAGCAGGTTCTGCATTATCCGCCGCCGATAGTCCAACACCAGCAGGCTCGGCTGGAGACGTTGGCGGCTTTTGAAGCGGCCAAGCGAGGGGGACTTTAAAGTAACAGCAAGGAGCTTCCTGATGATGAAGAAACTACTGGCCCTGTGCCTGGGCGGCTATTCCGCGTTGGCCGTGGCCGGTTTTGACGTAGTGGCGCTGGGCGTCGACGGTGGCGTCAGCGACGGCAATCTGACTTCTTATCTTATCCGCAGTGATAGCCAGACGCAGTATCTGGCACTGGATGCCGGAACGCTGCTGCCGGGGATTGCCAAAGGGCTGGAAAAGGGCAGTTTTCCACAGGTCACGCCCGAGCTGGCCGCTCCCTTCACCCCTCAGGGCTATATTTTCCGTCAGCTGATTGGCGGTTACTTCATTAGCCATGGCCATCTGGATCACGTCGCTGGGTTGATCCTCGGTTCACCGGAAGACAGTAAGAAAACCGTTTATGCGCAGGCCGATACCGTATTGACGCTGCGCAATCATTATTTTAACTGGAAAGCCTGGCCTAACTTTACCGATGCCGGTAATGGCTCGCGGCTGGGTACTTACCGCTTGCAAACGGTGCGCCCGCTGCAGCGAGTCACCCTGGGCCTGACCGGTTTGAGCGGGGTGATGTACCCACTTAGCCACGATCGCTACCCCTCTTCGATGTTGCTGGTGGCCGACCGTGAAGGATCATTTGCCTACTTTGGCGATACCGGGCCGGACGCGCTGGAGCAGTCACGTAATCTGGATAACGCCTGGCGCGAGCTGGGGCCGCTGATTGAGCAGAAGAAGCTAAAGGGCATGATTATCGAAACCTCTTACCCGAACGAGGTGGATGACAAACACCTGTATGGTCATCTGACCCCGGCCTGGCTACTGAAGGAGCTGAAAAACCTCCAGCAGTACAGCGGCGGAGAGGGATCGTTAAAAGATCTGCCGGTGATCATCAGCCACATCAAGCCCAGCCTGAAACAGGGGGAAGATGTGCGTGCTACCATCAAACAACAGCTGGATCAGGGCAACGATCTGGGCGTGAAATTTATCCTGATGGAACAGGGCGATCGGCAACAATTTTGAATGAGAGTGAGATGACTATGCGTAACCTCGATCTGGAACATCTGATCAACAGCGAACTCAACTGTGCGGCCTTCCAGGACTACGCGCCAAATGGCTTGCAGGTGGAAGGGCGGGCACATGTGCAGCGCATCGTGACGGGAGTGACGGCCTGCCAGGCGTTGTTGGATGCGGCGGTGGAACATCAGGCGGATGCCATACTGGTGCATCATGGTTACTTCTGGAAAAACGAAGCACCCGCGGTACGCGGCATGAAGCGTAACCGGCTGAAAACTCTGCTGAGCAACGATATCAACCTGTATGGCTACCACTTGCCGCTGGATGCACACCCGGAACTGGGTAATAACGCGCAGTTGGCAAAGGCGCTGGGCATCCGCGTGATCGGCGAGATCGAGCCTTTGGTGCCGCACGGAGAATTTGAGCAACCGCTCAGCGCGGGTGAACTGCAACAGCGTATCGAAAGCCGTCTTGGCCGTGCGGTGCTGCACTGTGGCGATAATGCTCCGCAGGCAATCCGTCGGGTGGCCTGGTGTACCGGTGGCGGCCAGGGATTTATCGACAGCGCGGCGCGATTTGGCGTTGATGCGTTTATCAGCGGTGAAGTTTCTGAGCAAACTATTCATACGGCGCGGGAGATGGGGGTGCACTTTTTTGCCGCCGGCCATCACGCGACGGAACGCGGTGGGATCAAGGCGTTAGGCGAGTGGTTAGCGCAACATCACGGCTTTGACGTCACCTTTATCGATATCCCCAATCCGGCCTGATTTGCCTATGGGTTCGGTAAAACGAACCCTTTAGCGCTGCTAATCCCTTATATTCCCGAAGGTTGCTCTCTTGACAGCCGACGTTACGTCCCGCATAACTGATACGCTTTTCAAATAATAAAATACCCTGTGAACTTCAAGTTGCTACCCAGCGACCCGCTCATTCGTTCGTGAGCGGTCAGTCATGCTGCGGCTTGAAACACGACGAGTATAAGGAGATAGGGGTGCAACGAGCACAATATTACCTGCTAGGGGAACGCGCTGTAGTGCTTGAATTGGCACCTCCGGTGACGCTGCAAAGTCAGCAGCGCATCTGGGCATTGGCAGAAAAGTTGAATCACCACACTGACGTACGGGAAGTGGTGCCGGGAATGAATAACCTGACGCTGTTGCTGTATACGCCGCAGGCCGATGCCGAGGCGATGCTGGAACTGCTGCGTCAAGGATGGGAGGGTAACGAAAGTCTGGTGCCAGAGTCCCGCGATGTCGATATCCCGGTGATCTATGGCGGCGAATATGGCCCCGACCTGGATGAGGTGGCGCGCCATACCGGCATGACGCCGCAACAGGTGGTGGAATGCCATTCGTCCACCGCGTATGTGGTTTATTTCCTGGGCTTTCAACCTGGTTTTACCTACTTGGGGGGGATGCCGGAGCGTCTGGCCACTCCTCGCCGAGCGGAACCGCGCCTGTCTGTTGCTGCGGGTTCTGTGGGGATCGGTGGCGGCCAGACGGGGATCTATCCGCTGGTTACGCCGGGCGGTTGGCAACTGATTGGCCGCACGCCGCTGGCGCTGTTTAATCCTAATGAAATGCCGCCGACGCTGCTGCGCCCAGGCGACAACGTGCGCTTTGTGCCGCAAAAGGGGGGCGTATGCTGAAGATCTTGCGAGCCGGTATTTACACCACCGTCCAGGACTTGGGGCGTAACGGTTTCCGGCGTTTGGGCATCAGCCAGGGCGGTGCTCTGGATATCCCCGCGCTGAAAATAGCCAACCTGCTGGTGGGCAACTCGCCCGAAGCGGCCGGGTTGGAGATCACGCTGGGGCAATTCAGTGCCGAATTTACCCATAATGGGTGGATTGCGCTGACCGGCGCGGGCTGCGATGCTCAGCTGGACGGAAAATCTTTGTGGACGGGCTGGCGCTATCCGGTAAAAAAAGGCCAGCAACTGACGCTTAAGATGCCTAAACGCGGGATGCGCAGCTATCTGGCGGTGTCTGGCGGCATCAATGTCCCGGAGATGCTGGGCTCACGCAGCACCGATCTGAAAGCGGGCTTTGGTGGACTGGAAGGCCGACAGTTGAAGGAAGGCGACCTGCTGCCAGCGGGTAAGCCGCAGGCGCTGCCGACTACGGTTATCGGCGTGAAACAGCCGCTGTTCAGCAACCGGATCAGGGTGTTGACCGGGCCGGAATATGACGAGTTCAGCCAACAGGCACAGGATGACTTCTGGCGTACCGCCTGGCAGCTCAGCCCGCAGAGTAACCGCATGGGTTATCGCCTGCACGGTGGCAGCGCTCTGACGCGCACCACTGAACGGGAAATGCTCTCCCATGGCCTGATACCCGGTGTCATCCAGGTTCCACACAACGGCCAGCCGATCGTCTTGATGGCCGATGCCCAGACTACCGGGGGTTACCCGCGGATTGCCTGCGTGATCGAGGCCGATCTGTTCCACTTGGCGCAGATCCGTCTGGGGGATGCGCTTCACTTTATCCCCTGCACCCTGGCAGAGGCGCAGCGCGCCAAGGCCGAGCAGGATCACTTTATTCAACAGATTGCCTGGGGGGTTCAATGATCGTCGATTTAAATGCCGATCTCGGTGAAGGCTGCGCCAATGATGAAGCGTTGTTGCAGTTGGTCAGCTCGGCCAATATTGCCTGCGGTTTCCATGCCGGGGATGCCCAGACCATGCGCCAATCGGTGCGCTGGGCGTTGCAATACGGTGTGGCGATTGGTGCCCATCCCAGTTTCCCGGATCGGGAAAACTTCGGCCGCACCCGGATGCAGTTACCGGTAGAAACGGTGTATGCCCAAGTGGTGTATCAGTTGGGTGCACTGGCTGCCATTACCCGTGCTGAAGGCGGCGTGATGGTCCATGTGAAACCGCACGGCATGCTCTACAACCAGGCGGCGGTGGAGCCGGAATTGGCCGAAGCCATTGCTCGCGCGGTG
This genomic window contains:
- the pxpB gene encoding 5-oxoprolinase subunit PxpB — translated: MQRAQYYLLGERAVVLELAPPVTLQSQQRIWALAEKLNHHTDVREVVPGMNNLTLLLYTPQADAEAMLELLRQGWEGNESLVPESRDVDIPVIYGGEYGPDLDEVARHTGMTPQQVVECHSSTAYVVYFLGFQPGFTYLGGMPERLATPRRAEPRLSVAAGSVGIGGGQTGIYPLVTPGGWQLIGRTPLALFNPNEMPPTLLRPGDNVRFVPQKGGVC
- the pxpC gene encoding 5-oxoprolinase subunit PxpC, which produces MLKILRAGIYTTVQDLGRNGFRRLGISQGGALDIPALKIANLLVGNSPEAAGLEITLGQFSAEFTHNGWIALTGAGCDAQLDGKSLWTGWRYPVKKGQQLTLKMPKRGMRSYLAVSGGINVPEMLGSRSTDLKAGFGGLEGRQLKEGDLLPAGKPQALPTTVIGVKQPLFSNRIRVLTGPEYDEFSQQAQDDFWRTAWQLSPQSNRMGYRLHGGSALTRTTEREMLSHGLIPGVIQVPHNGQPIVLMADAQTTGGYPRIACVIEADLFHLAQIRLGDALHFIPCTLAEAQRAKAEQDHFIQQIAWGVQ
- the pxpA gene encoding 5-oxoprolinase subunit PxpA, producing MIVDLNADLGEGCANDEALLQLVSSANIACGFHAGDAQTMRQSVRWALQYGVAIGAHPSFPDRENFGRTRMQLPVETVYAQVVYQLGALAAITRAEGGVMVHVKPHGMLYNQAAVEPELAEAIARAVLAVDPSLRLVGLAGSELIRAGEKLGLATRQEVFADRGYQADGTLVPRGQPGALIASDELALQQTLEMVRHQRVRTVEGGWASVKAETVCLHGDGEHALAYARKLRESFAQQQIGVSAA
- a CDS encoding type 2 GTP cyclohydrolase I — protein: MRNLDLEHLINSELNCAAFQDYAPNGLQVEGRAHVQRIVTGVTACQALLDAAVEHQADAILVHHGYFWKNEAPAVRGMKRNRLKTLLSNDINLYGYHLPLDAHPELGNNAQLAKALGIRVIGEIEPLVPHGEFEQPLSAGELQQRIESRLGRAVLHCGDNAPQAIRRVAWCTGGGQGFIDSAARFGVDAFISGEVSEQTIHTAREMGVHFFAAGHHATERGGIKALGEWLAQHHGFDVTFIDIPNPA
- the phrB gene encoding deoxyribodipyrimidine photo-lyase — protein: MTTHLVWLRNDLRITDNKALSAACSDPQAKVLAVFIATPAQWRQHHMAPRQAAFIHANLLQVQAALAARGIELICHQGDDFAGSINWLVEFCQRQQVTALFYNRQYEINERQRDARLEQALTGQVSCHSFDDSLLLPPGSVQTGNGEMYKVYTPFRKAFLQRLTESDVSSLPAPRPRGEAVGFTAAAAFDYPLVEVGEGYPAGEEAALHRLRAFCREQVQDYATQRDLPAIAGTSNLSPYLAIGVISPRQSVNRLRVECPDVLEDPQSGAFCWLNELIWREFYRHLMVAYPALCKHRPFITWTDKVCWQRNDAALLAWQQGNTGYPIVDAAMRQLNQTGWMHNRLRMIVASFLVKDLLIDWRAGEQYFMSQLLDGDLAANNGGWQWAASTGTDAAPYFRIFNPTTQGERFDPKGTFIRKWLPELADVPDNELHQPHRWAEKQQQVLHYPPPIVQHQQARLETLAAFEAAKRGGL
- a CDS encoding YbgA family protein yields the protein MGNKIPIGISACLLGSAVRFDGGHKRCEFAVEQLAPYVEFEPICPEMAIGLPTPRPALRLVKSQQQTRLLHSNDPNVDLTERMQQFSERRVSQLQHLCGYIVCAKSPTCGMERVKLWDENGQGAHKSGVGLFAAELLQQMPWLPVEEDGRLTDPVLRENFVERVFALYELNMLWRQGLTRGGLIAFHSRYKLSLLAHSQPEYRELGRFVADIECWESLEAFAVEYRQRLMRLLQHKATRRNHTNVLMHVQGYFRRQLSSSQRQELARLIDHYRQGMQPLLAPITLLKHDMAEYPDSYLAQQRYFEPYPEALRLRYGH
- a CDS encoding MBL fold metallo-hydrolase — protein: MMKKLLALCLGGYSALAVAGFDVVALGVDGGVSDGNLTSYLIRSDSQTQYLALDAGTLLPGIAKGLEKGSFPQVTPELAAPFTPQGYIFRQLIGGYFISHGHLDHVAGLILGSPEDSKKTVYAQADTVLTLRNHYFNWKAWPNFTDAGNGSRLGTYRLQTVRPLQRVTLGLTGLSGVMYPLSHDRYPSSMLLVADREGSFAYFGDTGPDALEQSRNLDNAWRELGPLIEQKKLKGMIIETSYPNEVDDKHLYGHLTPAWLLKELKNLQQYSGGEGSLKDLPVIISHIKPSLKQGEDVRATIKQQLDQGNDLGVKFILMEQGDRQQF